A window of Moritella sp. Urea-trap-13 contains these coding sequences:
- a CDS encoding response regulator, giving the protein MTSTKAIKVLIIEDDVGIAEIHRRNLMKIDGLEVIGIATSKAEAETLLDVLTPDLILLDVYLPDGNGLDILRDLRQQQHQCDVILITADRDADTLQAAMRGGVVDYILKPVIFARLEESLNKYLKQKNQFGNLDDLDQHLVDSMISVSVKNPAASRLPKGIDSVTLDKVRSLFTDHEDITADNAGVLIGASRTTARRYLEHLISTGELVADLNYGTVGRPERTYKKQAR; this is encoded by the coding sequence ATGACATCAACTAAGGCGATTAAAGTCTTAATCATTGAGGATGATGTGGGTATCGCTGAGATCCACCGCCGTAATTTAATGAAAATAGATGGCTTAGAGGTTATCGGTATCGCCACTTCGAAAGCAGAAGCTGAAACCTTGCTCGATGTATTAACACCCGATTTAATCTTGTTGGATGTGTATTTACCCGATGGTAATGGTTTAGATATTCTGCGTGATTTACGTCAACAGCAGCATCAATGTGATGTGATTTTGATTACTGCAGACCGTGACGCGGATACATTACAAGCGGCAATGCGCGGTGGGGTGGTTGATTATATTTTAAAACCAGTGATCTTTGCGCGCTTAGAAGAATCGTTAAATAAGTACCTCAAACAGAAAAATCAATTTGGTAACCTAGATGATTTAGATCAGCATTTGGTTGATTCGATGATCTCTGTTAGCGTTAAAAACCCAGCTGCATCACGTCTACCTAAAGGCATTGATAGTGTCACCTTGGATAAAGTACGTAGCTTGTTTACTGACCATGAGGATATCACTGCGGATAATGCGGGGGTATTGATTGGTGCAAGTAGGACTACGGCAAGACGTTATTTAGAGCACCTCATTAGCACTGGTGAACTGGTTGCTGATTTAAACTACGGTACAGTCGGGCGTCCAGAACGAACTTATAAAAAACAAGCGAGATAA
- a CDS encoding tripartite tricarboxylate transporter permease, protein MLDGILAGLSTAIMPTNLMMVMVGCFVGTFIGMLPGLGPISAIALMIPITYGLDPSSGMILMAGVYYGAIFGGSTSSILINAPGCSSTVVTAFDGYPLAKKGQAGKALALAAYASFTGGTLSAIMLLIAAPALAKVSLSFQSSDYFSLMLVGLSAVAAFAGKGQVLKAWMMTIFGLMLSTVGIDKGIGVERFTFGLTDLMDGFSFLLLAMATFALGEILFSILKPEPDTSAEENSALSEIGSMKVTKEEFKEVAPVAIRSSILGFFVGVLPGAGATIAAFLSYGLERNLAPKDKRDEFGKGSIRGLVAPEAANNAASSGSFVPLLTLGIPGSGTTAIMLGAMISYGIQPGPRLFVDNPEIFWSVIISMYFGNLVLMVLNLPLIPYIAKLLAVPRTVLLPMIIFFSITGVYLVSFNTVDVFIMILVAVIAIFLRLATFPLAPLLLGFILGGLMEENLRRSLMISDGELSFLWERPITLTFTVISALVLITPLLLTAFNRRRAKKSEFVDDCD, encoded by the coding sequence ATGTTAGATGGAATTTTAGCAGGCTTATCCACAGCAATCATGCCAACCAACTTAATGATGGTTATGGTCGGTTGTTTTGTTGGTACATTTATTGGTATGCTACCCGGTCTTGGGCCGATTTCCGCGATTGCGTTAATGATCCCCATTACTTATGGTTTAGACCCTTCTTCGGGCATGATCTTAATGGCTGGCGTTTACTATGGTGCCATTTTTGGTGGTTCAACATCATCGATTCTCATCAATGCGCCCGGTTGTTCGTCCACCGTGGTCACCGCATTTGATGGTTACCCCTTGGCTAAAAAAGGCCAAGCCGGTAAAGCATTAGCACTTGCCGCCTATGCATCATTTACTGGCGGTACTCTGTCTGCAATCATGCTATTAATCGCCGCACCCGCGTTAGCCAAAGTATCATTAAGTTTTCAATCATCGGATTATTTTTCCTTAATGCTAGTTGGTCTATCTGCCGTTGCTGCATTTGCGGGTAAAGGTCAGGTATTAAAAGCCTGGATGATGACGATTTTTGGTTTAATGCTATCAACAGTCGGTATTGATAAAGGCATTGGCGTTGAACGTTTCACCTTTGGCTTAACTGATTTGATGGATGGTTTTAGTTTCTTATTATTAGCGATGGCTACTTTTGCCCTCGGGGAAATATTATTCAGTATTTTAAAACCTGAACCAGATACATCAGCAGAAGAAAACAGTGCCCTATCTGAAATAGGTAGCATGAAGGTAACTAAAGAAGAATTCAAAGAAGTCGCCCCCGTGGCAATTCGTTCTTCTATTCTGGGTTTCTTTGTCGGGGTATTACCGGGTGCAGGCGCAACGATTGCGGCATTCCTAAGTTATGGCTTAGAGCGTAACCTTGCCCCTAAAGATAAACGTGATGAATTTGGTAAAGGTAGTATTCGTGGTCTAGTAGCGCCGGAAGCCGCGAACAATGCCGCATCAAGTGGTTCATTTGTACCACTATTAACCTTAGGTATTCCAGGTTCTGGTACCACAGCGATTATGCTGGGTGCAATGATCTCTTACGGCATCCAACCTGGCCCACGCTTGTTTGTCGATAACCCAGAGATTTTCTGGTCAGTGATCATCTCAATGTACTTCGGTAACCTAGTATTGATGGTGTTGAATCTACCGCTGATCCCGTATATTGCGAAACTATTAGCCGTGCCAAGAACAGTGTTACTGCCGATGATTATTTTCTTCTCAATCACTGGCGTGTATCTGGTTTCGTTTAATACTGTTGATGTGTTTATCATGATCTTAGTGGCGGTGATAGCGATATTCCTCAGGCTCGCGACCTTCCCCTTAGCACCGTTATTACTGGGCTTTATTCTGGGTGGTTTGATGGAAGAAAACCTACGCCGTTCATTAATGATCAGTGATGGTGAGTTAAGCTTCTTATGGGAACGTCCAATAACACTGACTTTCACTGTCATTTCAGCCTTAGTACTGATCACACCTTTACTACTGACCGCGTTTAACCGTCGCAGAGCAAAGAAGTCAGAATTTGTCGATGACTGTGATTAA
- a CDS encoding tripartite tricarboxylate transporter TctB family protein, which produces MQSTPLPRLNRDRVSGLIFLLVCLIYGYQATQIQLFPGDEYEAFTARTLPYLLTAGGIIMSLLLIVMSPVTASSTNACAQQAADESSLDWRLLGAFVALMTAYGIGLTWLGFVLATSLFLLVGFWLLGERRKAVLFGASFPFVTVFWLLLTKVLDIYLEPGYLFLSL; this is translated from the coding sequence ATGCAATCAACACCTTTACCACGCTTAAACCGAGACCGAGTCAGTGGATTAATATTCCTCCTGGTCTGCTTAATCTACGGATACCAAGCTACCCAAATTCAGCTTTTCCCTGGTGACGAATACGAGGCCTTTACGGCACGTACTTTACCTTATTTACTTACCGCCGGTGGCATCATCATGTCACTGCTGCTTATCGTCATGTCACCCGTGACAGCTTCGAGTACTAATGCTTGCGCACAACAAGCTGCTGATGAAAGCAGTTTAGATTGGCGTCTACTCGGCGCATTCGTTGCCTTAATGACCGCGTATGGGATCGGCTTAACTTGGCTCGGATTCGTCTTGGCAACCAGCTTATTCTTATTAGTCGGTTTTTGGCTACTTGGCGAACGCCGCAAAGCGGTATTGTTTGGTGCATCTTTCCCTTTTGTAACTGTGTTTTGGTTACTACTGACCAAAGTTCTGGATATTTATCTTGAACCTGGTTACCTCTTTTTAAGCTTGTAG
- a CDS encoding tripartite tricarboxylate transporter substrate binding protein → MLKQFRKRVASSLIVASIATLSSAAWAADLEKIHFIVPGGAGGGWDMTARGTGDVLMKADLVNKVSYQNLSGGGGGKAIAHMIETAARQQDTLMVNSTPIVIRSLTGIFPQSFRDLTPVATTIADYGAIVVAADSKFENWSQVVAAFKENPRKVKIAGGSARGSMDHLIAAAAFKGEGFDARKVRYIAYDAGGKAMAAVLSGETPLLSTGLGEVLEMSKSGQVRILAITAPERLAAAPNVPTLTEMGNDTVFANWRGFFASPGISDAKVAEWNKVLSEMYKTDQWATVRDRNGWIDNYKADKDFYAFLEQQELQMGALMRELGFLK, encoded by the coding sequence ATGCTAAAGCAATTTAGGAAGCGTGTAGCCTCATCACTTATCGTGGCAAGTATTGCAACACTCTCATCAGCAGCTTGGGCTGCTGATTTAGAGAAAATTCACTTTATTGTACCTGGCGGTGCTGGCGGTGGTTGGGACATGACAGCCCGAGGCACTGGCGATGTATTAATGAAGGCTGACTTAGTGAACAAAGTCTCTTATCAAAATCTTTCTGGTGGCGGTGGCGGTAAAGCGATTGCTCACATGATTGAGACTGCGGCTCGTCAGCAAGACACTTTAATGGTTAACTCGACACCGATTGTGATCCGTTCTTTGACTGGTATTTTCCCACAGTCGTTCCGTGACCTAACGCCCGTTGCAACAACGATTGCCGATTATGGCGCAATTGTTGTTGCAGCAGATTCTAAATTTGAAAACTGGTCACAAGTTGTTGCCGCATTTAAAGAAAACCCACGAAAAGTAAAAATTGCCGGCGGTTCTGCGCGCGGTAGCATGGATCATCTGATTGCAGCAGCGGCATTTAAAGGCGAAGGTTTTGATGCCCGTAAAGTGCGCTACATCGCTTATGACGCTGGCGGTAAAGCAATGGCAGCAGTATTGTCAGGTGAAACACCACTACTTTCAACCGGTCTAGGTGAAGTACTGGAAATGTCTAAAAGTGGTCAAGTACGTATTCTTGCTATCACAGCACCAGAACGTCTAGCTGCAGCGCCAAATGTACCAACGCTTACCGAGATGGGTAACGACACCGTATTTGCTAACTGGCGTGGATTCTTTGCTTCACCGGGTATCAGTGATGCGAAAGTTGCAGAGTGGAACAAAGTATTAAGTGAAATGTATAAGACTGACCAGTGGGCTACAGTACGTGACCGTAATGGTTGGATTGATAACTACAAAGCAGATAAAGACTTTTATGCATTCTTAGAACAACAAGAACTGCAAATGGGTGCCTTGATGCGTGAGTTAGGTTTCTTAAAATAA
- a CDS encoding acyltransferase, with product MSFVRGCLAFVLWFINLLFWVIPIIVLSPIKLLPIKKLQSICSALLVFCASSWIRVNVIIERLIHPVNIHLHSADIELSEKEWYMVLANHQSWVDILILQRVLNKKIPFLKFFLKKELIFVPFLGMAWWALDFPFMRRYTSAQLKKNPKLRGKDIEVTRKACAKFKSSPVSVMNFVEGTRLTAAKHGKQSSPFKHLLKPKAGGLAFALSALGEHIHKIVDVSIYYSGQTPSFWQYLCGEVKDVHVHIRVADIDVKMRGDYQKDRAFKIGFQQHLTQMWTEKDAILESMAQSDSTITNKSAPVVNSTSS from the coding sequence ATGTCATTTGTACGAGGCTGCTTAGCGTTTGTATTGTGGTTTATAAATTTATTGTTTTGGGTCATCCCAATCATTGTTTTAAGCCCTATTAAATTACTGCCAATTAAAAAACTACAATCAATTTGCTCTGCATTGTTAGTTTTCTGTGCCAGTAGTTGGATCCGCGTTAACGTAATAATCGAACGCCTTATACACCCAGTTAATATTCATCTTCACAGTGCTGATATCGAACTGTCTGAAAAAGAATGGTACATGGTACTTGCTAACCATCAATCTTGGGTTGATATCTTGATCTTACAACGGGTATTAAATAAAAAGATCCCCTTCTTAAAATTCTTCTTAAAGAAAGAGCTTATCTTTGTGCCTTTTTTAGGCATGGCTTGGTGGGCGTTAGATTTCCCATTCATGCGTCGTTATACCAGCGCACAATTAAAGAAAAACCCCAAATTACGCGGTAAAGATATCGAAGTAACCCGTAAAGCCTGTGCTAAATTCAAATCAAGCCCAGTTAGTGTGATGAATTTTGTTGAAGGCACGCGCTTAACCGCCGCGAAACATGGCAAACAAAGCTCGCCGTTCAAACATCTGTTAAAACCAAAAGCGGGAGGACTCGCGTTTGCACTTTCTGCATTAGGCGAGCATATTCACAAAATCGTTGATGTTTCGATTTATTACTCAGGCCAGACGCCAAGCTTTTGGCAATATCTGTGTGGTGAAGTAAAAGATGTTCACGTACATATCCGCGTGGCTGATATTGATGTCAAAATGCGTGGTGATTATCAAAAAGACCGTGCATTCAAAATTGGTTTTCAGCAGCACTTAACGCAAATGTGGACAGAAAAAGATGCCATTCTAGAATCAATGGCACAGAGTGACAGCACAATCACCAATAAAAGTGCTCCTGTAGTAAACAGTACCAGTAGTTAA
- a CDS encoding slipin family protein has protein sequence MNTAIDILLTPWLWIAIVVIFTIQRSILFIPQNRGYVIYTFGRYSGTLQAGLNFIVPFVQRVAADRNLKEQSLDISSQLAITKDNITLELDGILFMKVTDAAAATNNITDYKLAVVQLATTTMRNAIGSMELDQCFQNRDNINASILASMTEATQPWGVQVTRYEIKDITPPISIKEDMEKQMAAEREKRSVILTAEGVKTAAITQAEGLKQARVLDAEAAKAEQVLAAEASKESQILEATGKAEAIRLVADADSNALNVIGAAAITAEGQQAVRLTLAQDTIAAHKAIASEGSVILTDGKTGDNIGNTVAQAIAVSSALKLSE, from the coding sequence ATGAATACTGCAATTGATATACTCTTAACCCCGTGGCTTTGGATTGCTATTGTCGTCATCTTTACTATTCAAAGAAGCATATTATTCATTCCGCAAAACCGAGGTTACGTCATCTATACCTTCGGACGTTACAGCGGCACATTGCAAGCTGGGCTTAACTTTATTGTGCCTTTTGTACAGCGCGTTGCTGCAGATCGTAACTTAAAAGAACAGTCGTTAGATATTTCGTCACAACTGGCTATCACCAAAGATAATATTACGTTGGAACTTGATGGTATTTTATTCATGAAAGTGACTGATGCGGCGGCTGCGACTAATAATATTACCGACTATAAATTAGCGGTAGTACAGCTGGCGACAACAACAATGCGTAATGCTATTGGTTCGATGGAACTCGATCAGTGTTTCCAAAACAGAGATAACATTAACGCATCTATCTTAGCGTCGATGACAGAAGCGACTCAACCTTGGGGTGTGCAGGTAACACGTTACGAGATTAAAGACATTACACCGCCTATTTCAATTAAAGAAGACATGGAAAAACAAATGGCGGCAGAACGTGAAAAACGTTCTGTGATCCTCACGGCTGAAGGTGTTAAGACTGCTGCGATCACGCAAGCTGAAGGTTTGAAACAAGCCCGTGTATTAGATGCAGAAGCGGCTAAAGCAGAGCAAGTACTGGCGGCTGAAGCAAGTAAAGAATCACAAATATTAGAAGCGACGGGTAAAGCCGAAGCGATTCGATTAGTGGCCGACGCGGATTCTAATGCGCTAAATGTAATTGGTGCTGCAGCTATCACTGCTGAAGGTCAGCAAGCGGTGCGTTTGACATTAGCACAAGATACCATTGCTGCGCATAAAGCCATTGCATCTGAAGGTTCTGTGATTTTAACCGATGGTAAAACGGGCGATAATATTGGTAATACGGTTGCTCAAGCGATTGCCGTTTCAAGCGCACTGAAGTTATCTGAATAG
- a CDS encoding NfeD family protein — MDTLINYLQNHHDQLLYIIGAIALIVELSVTGLSGPLLFFGLSCLITGVLVSTGIVQGWEFEVLSVGLLSGVVALLLWQPLKRFQGNRLVQDTSSDMIGQTVPVSEVVTMNGGKVRHSGINWNARLSETATVELLDVGLRVKIVAVDGNILIVE, encoded by the coding sequence ATGGATACATTAATTAACTACTTACAGAACCATCACGATCAATTACTTTATATTATTGGTGCGATAGCATTGATTGTTGAGTTGAGTGTGACGGGGTTAAGCGGGCCATTACTGTTTTTTGGTCTTAGTTGTCTGATCACTGGGGTATTGGTTAGTACTGGCATAGTCCAAGGCTGGGAGTTTGAAGTATTATCGGTAGGCCTATTGTCTGGCGTGGTAGCTCTATTATTATGGCAACCGCTTAAGCGATTTCAGGGCAATCGGTTGGTACAAGATACCAGTAGCGACATGATAGGACAAACCGTACCGGTGAGCGAAGTTGTCACGATGAACGGCGGTAAGGTTCGTCATTCCGGTATTAATTGGAATGCGCGGTTAAGTGAAACCGCAACGGTTGAACTCCTTGACGTTGGTCTACGGGTTAAGATCGTTGCAGTCGATGGCAACATTCTAATCGTTGAGTAG
- a CDS encoding LysR family transcriptional regulator, with product MDIKIQQLRHFVLVVEEGGFRAASSRANRSQAALSTSIKELERTLEQPLFESGNKSTLTPFGQICLPKVTQFLHIYKTLDNDLRAAAAGQQGRVRIASVPSVAAKLIPNVLGRFCKDYPNVEVSLIDDNAAGVEARLLSGEVDLALGNCANLDAAAVDFTPLISDPIGVVCLKDNPIARNINGIEWRALLDQPFIHNGTCTLLEPTAARVLIDKALYSVENITSLFSVLKLGIGITTLPKLAFPNNETDLVWLPLIDPLLERKMGIFRLAEHTISPQAQAFYELCIKHLICSDELSR from the coding sequence ATGGATATTAAAATACAACAATTGCGACATTTCGTTTTAGTGGTCGAAGAAGGTGGGTTCCGCGCAGCATCAAGCAGAGCGAATCGCTCTCAAGCGGCATTATCAACCTCTATCAAAGAGCTTGAACGTACCTTAGAGCAACCGCTATTTGAATCGGGCAACAAGTCAACGCTCACGCCCTTTGGTCAAATATGCTTACCCAAAGTCACCCAATTTCTGCATATTTATAAAACATTAGATAATGACTTACGGGCAGCAGCAGCAGGCCAACAAGGTCGCGTGCGTATTGCTAGTGTGCCCTCGGTAGCGGCGAAGCTCATTCCTAACGTACTGGGACGGTTTTGTAAGGACTACCCCAATGTCGAGGTCAGTTTAATTGATGATAACGCGGCTGGCGTCGAAGCCAGATTATTGTCAGGCGAAGTAGATTTAGCGTTGGGGAATTGTGCCAATTTAGACGCTGCAGCAGTTGATTTTACACCACTGATTTCAGACCCAATTGGGGTGGTATGCTTAAAGGATAATCCCATTGCACGTAATATTAACGGTATTGAATGGCGGGCATTATTGGATCAGCCATTTATTCATAACGGCACCTGTACACTGCTAGAACCAACCGCAGCAAGGGTGCTTATTGATAAAGCGCTTTACTCGGTAGAGAATATCACCTCTTTATTCTCTGTATTAAAACTGGGAATTGGCATAACCACACTGCCTAAATTGGCCTTTCCCAATAATGAAACAGACCTAGTGTGGTTACCCCTTATCGACCCACTGCTAGAACGAAAGATGGGCATCTTTCGACTTGCAGAACATACTATCTCTCCTCAAGCACAAGCGTTTTATGAACTGTGTATTAAACATCTCATCTGCTCGGATGAGTTAAGTCGCTGA
- a CDS encoding RidA family protein, which translates to MTTQSYPVKTELFASKAPLEWAIVNNGTLYTAQIPIDQTGAVVAGGIEAQTRQTFDNLVHTLECAGESLSSVLQVLIYVTDREYLATVNKVYAEYFDAPYPNRAAMVVAGLAREEMLVEFVVYAAVSES; encoded by the coding sequence ATGACAACTCAAAGCTACCCGGTAAAAACTGAATTATTTGCGTCTAAAGCGCCACTCGAATGGGCGATTGTAAATAATGGCACTTTATATACTGCGCAGATCCCGATTGATCAAACTGGGGCAGTTGTTGCGGGTGGCATTGAAGCACAAACTCGCCAAACCTTTGATAACCTGGTCCACACATTAGAATGTGCAGGCGAGTCGCTTAGTTCAGTACTGCAAGTCTTAATCTATGTCACTGACCGTGAATATCTAGCAACGGTGAATAAAGTATATGCCGAATATTTTGATGCACCTTATCCCAATCGCGCTGCCATGGTCGTTGCGGGACTGGCACGTGAAGAGATGCTGGTCGAGTTCGTCGTTTATGCTGCGGTCAGTGAATCGTGA
- a CDS encoding aldehyde dehydrogenase family protein, translating into MTTQTQRIQAESSLYIGGEWQAGVSTVANINPSDISQNLGNFAQASTAQVHQAISAAKHAQPTWEKTPLEQKQAVLQGIGDELIARCDELGRLLSSEEGKPFLEGRGEIYRAGQFFQYFAAEVLRQIGDSAASVRPGVTVEVTREAVGVVAIISPWNFPTATAAWKIAPALAFGNSVIWKPANLTPASAVALTEIIHRQGLPAGTFNLVLGSGSEVGNVLINSTEVNGVSFTGSVDTGRKIAAATAPNFVRCQLEMGSKNALIVADDADINIAVEATIAGSFSGAGQKCTASSRLVVMDGIHDAYVEALIKRMSQLKVGHALEDGVFMGPVVDGKQLDANLAWIDTARQSGGELAFGGERLSMEHEGFYMSPTLFINTKNDWSVNQEEVFAPMASVIRVADLEEAIATTNDTRFGLTSGIITQSLRTSTLFKQQAQTGCVMVNLPTAGTDYHVPFGGRKESSFGPREQGQYAKEFYTVVKTAYQRAY; encoded by the coding sequence ATGACAACTCAAACTCAACGCATTCAAGCAGAAAGCTCACTTTATATTGGCGGCGAATGGCAAGCTGGTGTTAGCACTGTCGCTAACATTAACCCGTCAGATATCAGCCAAAACCTGGGTAATTTTGCACAAGCAAGTACGGCGCAAGTACATCAGGCTATTTCGGCGGCAAAACATGCTCAACCAACATGGGAAAAGACCCCACTAGAACAAAAACAAGCGGTACTACAAGGTATCGGTGATGAGCTGATTGCACGTTGTGATGAACTGGGTCGCTTACTATCAAGTGAAGAAGGTAAACCATTCCTAGAAGGCCGTGGTGAGATTTATCGTGCTGGCCAATTCTTCCAGTACTTTGCAGCTGAGGTATTACGCCAAATCGGTGATAGCGCCGCGTCAGTTAGACCTGGTGTGACGGTTGAAGTAACGCGTGAAGCTGTGGGTGTTGTTGCTATTATTTCCCCGTGGAACTTCCCAACGGCAACTGCGGCGTGGAAGATCGCCCCAGCATTAGCCTTTGGTAACAGTGTTATCTGGAAACCGGCCAACCTAACGCCAGCCAGTGCAGTGGCATTAACAGAAATCATTCATCGCCAAGGTTTACCAGCAGGTACGTTTAACCTGGTACTGGGTAGCGGTTCTGAAGTCGGTAATGTATTAATTAATTCAACGGAAGTAAACGGCGTGAGCTTCACCGGTTCTGTTGATACAGGTCGTAAAATTGCTGCTGCAACAGCGCCAAACTTTGTGCGTTGCCAGTTAGAAATGGGCAGTAAAAACGCCTTGATTGTTGCTGATGATGCCGACATTAATATTGCTGTTGAAGCGACTATTGCCGGTTCATTCTCGGGCGCAGGTCAAAAATGTACAGCGTCTTCTCGTCTTGTGGTGATGGATGGTATTCACGATGCGTACGTAGAAGCGTTAATTAAGCGCATGAGTCAACTGAAAGTGGGTCATGCACTTGAAGACGGCGTGTTTATGGGCCCTGTTGTTGATGGCAAGCAATTAGACGCTAACCTCGCTTGGATTGATACAGCACGTCAAAGTGGCGGCGAACTGGCCTTTGGTGGTGAACGTTTAAGCATGGAACATGAAGGTTTCTACATGTCGCCTACACTGTTTATTAATACTAAAAATGATTGGTCGGTGAATCAAGAAGAAGTATTTGCGCCGATGGCGAGTGTGATCCGTGTTGCTGATTTAGAAGAAGCGATTGCGACAACAAACGATACCCGCTTTGGTTTAACCAGCGGCATTATCACCCAAAGTCTACGTACGAGTACGCTGTTTAAACAGCAAGCACAAACCGGTTGTGTGATGGTTAACTTACCGACTGCTGGTACGGATTACCATGTGCCGTTTGGTGGCCGTAAAGAGTCAAGCTTTGGTCCGCGTGAGCAAGGCCAATATGCAAAAGAATTCTATACCGTGGTGAAGACTGCTTATCAACGTGCTTATTAA
- a CDS encoding membrane dipeptidase — MYSQRIVIDGLQYCNWDREYFQTLKNSGITAVHATIVYHETARETLSRFAEWNLRFEQNADLIMPIHSVADIEKAKALGKVGIFFGAQNCSSIDDEIGLIEVMRQQGLLIMQLTYNNQSLLATGCYEKNDNGITRFGKQAIAEMNRVGMIIDMSHSAERSTLEAIDLSSRPICISHANPTFAFEALRNKSDTVIKSLAARGGLLGFSLYPFHLPNGSQCTLDDFCQMVAKTADMVGIDHLGIGSDLCLNQPQAVLEWMRNGRWSKAMDYGEGSASNSGWPDSLPWFCGSAGMENIYNGLMRYGFSESEAGQVLGENWFNFLKQGLEPIS, encoded by the coding sequence ATGTATAGCCAAAGGATTGTGATTGACGGGTTGCAGTATTGCAATTGGGATCGAGAATACTTCCAGACATTAAAAAACAGTGGCATTACAGCTGTTCACGCGACGATTGTCTATCACGAGACTGCGCGTGAAACGTTAAGCCGTTTTGCTGAATGGAATTTAAGGTTTGAACAAAATGCCGACTTGATTATGCCTATCCACTCTGTTGCTGATATCGAGAAAGCCAAGGCGTTAGGCAAAGTGGGCATTTTCTTTGGCGCGCAAAACTGTTCATCGATTGATGATGAAATCGGTTTGATTGAAGTAATGCGTCAACAAGGTCTGCTTATTATGCAATTGACTTATAACAACCAAAGCTTACTGGCGACTGGGTGTTATGAGAAAAATGATAATGGTATTACCCGTTTTGGTAAGCAAGCGATTGCAGAGATGAACCGCGTTGGCATGATCATCGATATGTCACACAGTGCAGAGCGATCTACACTTGAAGCGATTGACCTTTCGTCACGTCCAATTTGTATCAGTCATGCCAATCCGACGTTTGCGTTTGAAGCACTGCGTAACAAGTCGGATACGGTGATCAAATCGTTAGCAGCGCGTGGCGGGTTATTGGGATTTAGTTTGTACCCATTTCACCTACCCAATGGTAGCCAGTGCACTTTGGATGATTTTTGCCAGATGGTCGCGAAAACGGCCGACATGGTGGGCATTGATCATCTTGGTATTGGTAGTGATCTGTGTCTAAACCAACCGCAAGCGGTATTGGAATGGATGCGTAATGGACGTTGGTCTAAAGCCATGGATTATGGTGAAGGTTCGGCAAGTAATTCAGGATGGCCTGATTCATTGCCTTGGTTCTGCGGCAGCGCAGGCATGGAGAATATATATAACGGATTAATGCGCTACGGATTTTCAGAATCTGAAGCGGGGCAAGTATTAGGCGAGAATTGGTTTAACTTTTTAAAGCAAGGATTAGAGCCTATTTCGTAA